A genome region from Cervus elaphus chromosome 18, mCerEla1.1, whole genome shotgun sequence includes the following:
- the MRPS33 gene encoding 28S ribosomal protein S33, mitochondrial isoform X2, with the protein MSSLSEYALRMSRLSARLFGEVARPTDSKSMKVVKLFSEQPLAKRKETYDWYPNHNTYFALMGILRFLGLYRDEHQDFKDEQLRLKKLRGKEKPRKGEGKRAAKKK; encoded by the exons ATGTCTTCACTTTCAGAATATGCCTTGCGCATGAGTCGTCTGAGTGCCCGGCTGTTTGGTGAGGTTGCCAGGCCTACTGATTCCAAATCCATGAAAGTGGTGAAGCTGTTCAGTGAGCAGCCTTTGGCCAAGAGAAAGGAGACTTATGACTGGTATCCAAATCACAACACTTACTTTGCACTCATGGGGATACTACGTTTTCTTGGCCTCTACAg aGACGAACATCAGGACTTCAAGGATGAGCAGCTGCGTCTAAAGAAGCTTCGTGGAAAGGAGAAGCcaaggaaaggagaagggaaaagagcaGCGAAAAAGAAATAG
- the MRPS33 gene encoding 28S ribosomal protein S33, mitochondrial isoform X1: MCPSTLLPSKVGTEMSEHPVMLSVTTVLGLLFLAAQEMSSLSEYALRMSRLSARLFGEVARPTDSKSMKVVKLFSEQPLAKRKETYDWYPNHNTYFALMGILRFLGLYRDEHQDFKDEQLRLKKLRGKEKPRKGEGKRAAKKK, from the exons ATGTGTCCCAGTACTTTGCTGCCTTCCAAGGTTGGCACGGAGATGAGTGAGCATCCTGTGATGCTTTCAGTGACCACAGTCCTG GGCCTCTTGTTCCTTGCTGCTCAAGAAATGTCTTCACTTTCAGAATATGCCTTGCGCATGAGTCGTCTGAGTGCCCGGCTGTTTGGTGAGGTTGCCAGGCCTACTGATTCCAAATCCATGAAAGTGGTGAAGCTGTTCAGTGAGCAGCCTTTGGCCAAGAGAAAGGAGACTTATGACTGGTATCCAAATCACAACACTTACTTTGCACTCATGGGGATACTACGTTTTCTTGGCCTCTACAg aGACGAACATCAGGACTTCAAGGATGAGCAGCTGCGTCTAAAGAAGCTTCGTGGAAAGGAGAAGCcaaggaaaggagaagggaaaagagcaGCGAAAAAGAAATAG